A single Ignavibacteriales bacterium DNA region contains:
- a CDS encoding T9SS type A sorting domain-containing protein has protein sequence MKQMIFLLITVSLFAQQEFRVNTTTDSTQRQPAIAADGSGNYAVVWKSEAGATFTGKSDIYIQFFTSADQKSGAEQRVNTTLPGEQEKPVIAMNASGTAVVVWSSYTGTANSYDIYGRLYVNNLPAGDEFLINTTTLHTQTNPSAAFANDGSGFTVAWDSWYQDGGDRGIFAQRFQINGTSAVKSGSEFQVNAAAAYSQARPAVRYLADGRILFIWESFRPAPPSPAGYDIYGRIFSADGSNPGSEFMLNTYTTDYQWFGDLTVLDDGSFAAVWCSWEQDGDDGGIYYQRFNSDGTKRGGEFRINKSTAYYQWLPKIRKISGEKFAVIWSSWKQDGNREGVYTTFIDEQENRYTLEAPVNLTTESFQWEPDFQVSSAGEIIAVWSSYSNASGYDIIARRFTPPQPEGVVNPTGYLHTSGTTTGSFLVQAVSSAQMTGHTYEVSFDTTINKDSLYATIKDLNTSQTKLQNFPLNRGANIVYTTPVFDGIAVEFNPVYRLSLDVQGSYFRNNSGSTVSFTAGLPAAGSRMLAPIDVAVVWGVTDTLANGSYAVPLDTALGLNGVREIVTPFYAVNLMTGNRLTMLVREPNTSKNKKWNLGEEIIFITPPPYQVTAFNTHAQIASSAPAGNVVLPTTGDTVFVLTKRPVTPNDKFTFTASPASVVAGGVANPYIPESPVLSQNYPNPFNPETTISFTLPKSGRAVLTVYSVLGEQIAVLVNEVKDAGTYRIPFNAKNFASGVYIYSLRFENVVLANKMLYLR, from the coding sequence ATGAAGCAGATGATCTTCTTACTCATTACCGTATCCCTTTTTGCCCAGCAGGAGTTCCGCGTTAACACCACCACGGACAGCACACAGCGCCAGCCCGCAATTGCCGCGGATGGATCAGGAAATTATGCCGTTGTCTGGAAATCAGAAGCCGGCGCGACCTTCACCGGCAAAAGTGACATATATATTCAATTCTTTACTTCCGCGGATCAGAAATCCGGAGCTGAACAGCGGGTGAACACCACACTCCCCGGTGAGCAGGAGAAACCCGTTATCGCAATGAACGCTTCCGGTACCGCTGTTGTGGTCTGGAGTTCGTATACCGGCACCGCGAACAGTTATGATATATACGGGCGTCTTTATGTGAATAACCTCCCCGCGGGAGATGAATTTCTTATTAATACAACTACTCTTCATACGCAGACTAATCCCTCCGCGGCTTTTGCCAATGATGGTTCCGGCTTTACCGTTGCCTGGGACAGCTGGTATCAGGATGGCGGTGACCGCGGTATCTTCGCCCAGCGATTTCAGATTAACGGAACCAGTGCCGTTAAGTCCGGATCAGAATTCCAGGTAAACGCTGCTGCTGCATACAGCCAGGCTCGTCCTGCAGTCCGCTATCTTGCTGACGGCAGGATTCTTTTCATCTGGGAGTCTTTCCGTCCCGCGCCCCCGTCACCGGCGGGATATGATATATACGGACGGATTTTTTCAGCCGATGGTTCGAATCCCGGCAGTGAATTCATGCTTAACACCTACACTACTGACTATCAGTGGTTTGGCGATCTTACCGTGCTGGATGACGGCTCATTTGCGGCAGTCTGGTGCAGCTGGGAACAGGACGGCGATGACGGAGGTATCTATTATCAGCGCTTTAATTCTGACGGCACAAAACGGGGCGGTGAATTCCGCATTAATAAAAGTACTGCTTATTACCAGTGGCTCCCGAAGATCAGAAAAATAAGCGGAGAGAAATTCGCCGTTATCTGGTCAAGCTGGAAACAGGACGGTAACCGCGAGGGTGTATATACTACTTTTATAGATGAACAGGAAAACCGCTACACGCTCGAAGCCCCGGTTAACCTGACAACGGAATCATTCCAGTGGGAGCCCGATTTTCAGGTGAGCTCCGCCGGTGAAATAATCGCTGTCTGGAGCTCATATAGCAATGCATCCGGATATGATATCATTGCGCGCAGATTTACCCCTCCGCAGCCGGAAGGCGTGGTTAACCCAACCGGATATCTGCATACATCGGGAACAACCACCGGATCGTTTCTTGTGCAAGCAGTCAGTTCCGCGCAAATGACCGGCCATACCTATGAAGTATCGTTTGATACAACTATTAATAAAGATTCCCTGTATGCTACTATTAAGGATCTGAACACATCGCAGACCAAACTGCAGAACTTTCCTCTCAACCGGGGAGCAAATATCGTATATACTACTCCGGTCTTTGACGGAATAGCCGTTGAGTTTAATCCGGTGTACCGTCTTTCCCTCGATGTGCAGGGTTCTTACTTTCGCAATAATTCCGGTTCTACCGTATCGTTCACAGCAGGACTCCCTGCTGCCGGCAGCCGTATGCTTGCCCCGATTGATGTGGCTGTGGTCTGGGGTGTAACCGATACTCTTGCTAACGGTTCCTATGCTGTTCCCCTTGATACCGCACTCGGGCTTAATGGCGTCAGAGAGATTGTTACTCCTTTTTATGCAGTCAATCTGATGACCGGAAACCGCCTGACCATGCTGGTTCGTGAACCAAACACATCCAAGAATAAAAAATGGAACCTTGGCGAGGAAATTATTTTCATAACACCGCCCCCATATCAGGTAACAGCATTTAACACCCACGCGCAGATTGCATCATCAGCTCCGGCGGGTAATGTAGTTCTGCCAACAACCGGCGATACTGTATTTGTCTTAACAAAACGCCCGGTTACACCCAATGATAAATTTACCTTTACCGCTTCTCCGGCTTCTGTGGTAGCAGGCGGGGTTGCCAATCCATATATACCAGAGTCACCGGTACTCAGCCAGAACTACCCGAATCCGTTTAATCCGGAGACCACTATCAGTTTCACACTGCCAAAATCAGGCAGGGCTGTACTTACTGTTTATTCAGTTCTGGGTGAACAGATTGCTGTTCTGGTTAACGAAGTAAAAGATGCCGGTACTTACCGGATTCCTTTTAACGCAAAAAACTTTGCCTCCGGAGTGTATATTTACTCACTCCGTTTTGAAAACGTGGTGCTGGCAAATAAAATGCTTTACCTCCGATGA
- a CDS encoding alkaline phosphatase family protein has translation MVGYSEMREVGLWVQTTEAADVLIEYWEQGQQGKKFRTDKFTTTRHKHFTAKLIADNVEPGKKYDYALYINNKKVSISYPLTFQTQKLWQWREDPPPVTFVIASCMYINEEVYDRPGKPYGSDYEILDALYKTKPDFMLWMGDNIYLREVDWNSRTGIYKRYSHMRALPQLQPLMGSVHHYATWDDHDFGPNNADNSFTHKDKTLEAFQDFWVNPSFGINGKPGITTRFEWADLEFFLLDNRYYRSQNERVTGKRQMFGDEQIEWLIDALKNSFAPFKIVVAGGQILNPVAKWESYSIFPEEKQKLLSLIEKEKIPGVIFFSGDIHSSEITRLEREGTYPLYEFTVSSLTAGVSKPKPENNTARFGIENLAEHNFGHFTVTGPRKDRVLEMKLILKDGTVARTFTLKASELR, from the coding sequence ATGGTCGGCTACTCTGAAATGCGTGAGGTCGGACTCTGGGTGCAGACCACCGAGGCCGCCGATGTGCTTATCGAATACTGGGAGCAGGGCCAGCAGGGAAAGAAATTCCGCACCGATAAGTTCACCACTACCCGGCATAAACACTTCACCGCAAAGCTGATTGCAGATAACGTAGAGCCCGGCAAAAAATATGACTATGCTCTGTATATAAATAATAAAAAGGTAAGCATCAGTTATCCGCTCACATTCCAGACCCAGAAACTCTGGCAGTGGCGTGAAGATCCGCCGCCAGTCACATTTGTAATTGCAAGCTGTATGTATATCAACGAGGAGGTATATGACCGTCCCGGCAAACCATACGGCTCTGACTATGAAATCCTTGACGCGCTTTACAAAACCAAGCCGGATTTCATGCTGTGGATGGGCGACAATATCTACCTCCGCGAAGTTGACTGGAACAGCCGCACCGGTATATACAAACGATACTCCCACATGAGAGCGCTCCCTCAGCTACAGCCCCTGATGGGCTCAGTTCACCACTACGCCACCTGGGATGATCATGACTTCGGCCCGAATAATGCCGACAACAGCTTCACCCACAAGGATAAAACTCTTGAGGCGTTTCAGGATTTCTGGGTAAACCCCTCATTCGGTATCAACGGCAAGCCGGGTATTACCACCCGCTTCGAATGGGCGGATCTTGAGTTCTTCCTGCTTGACAACCGCTACTATCGCAGCCAGAATGAGCGCGTAACAGGAAAGCGCCAGATGTTCGGCGATGAGCAGATTGAATGGCTCATTGACGCACTTAAAAACAGCTTTGCACCGTTTAAGATTGTTGTTGCGGGAGGACAGATACTCAATCCTGTAGCCAAATGGGAAAGCTATTCTATCTTTCCGGAGGAAAAACAGAAACTGCTCAGTTTAATCGAAAAGGAAAAGATTCCGGGAGTTATCTTCTTCAGCGGTGATATACATTCATCGGAGATAACCCGGCTTGAGCGCGAAGGCACATATCCTCTGTATGAGTTTACCGTGTCATCCCTGACCGCCGGAGTATCAAAACCAAAGCCGGAGAACAATACCGCCCGTTTTGGAATTGAAAACCTTGCTGAACACAACTTCGGTCACTTCACCGTGACTGGTCCGCGCAAAGACCGTGTTCTTGAAATGAAACTGATTCTTAAAGACGGCACCGTTGCAAGAACCTTCACGCTTAAAGCAAGCGAGCTTCGATAA
- a CDS encoding helix-turn-helix transcriptional regulator translates to MPAVKNNDIPKTTHLFIKNMVCPRCIKVIRDEFTGLGLDIRSINLGEVVVSGNISSDEMNRVQKVLEENGFELLEDKRARLIEQIKLEIIQMVNEDHTEGRESLTARLKKAVNQDYVYISTLFSSVENITIEQFYILQKIEKVKELLKYNELSLSEIAWRLGYSSVQHLSSQFRKVTGLTPTQFKSAGMRSGAGGHHDHTS, encoded by the coding sequence ATGCCGGCAGTAAAGAATAACGATATACCCAAAACAACCCATCTGTTTATCAAGAACATGGTTTGTCCCCGCTGCATAAAAGTAATCCGTGATGAGTTTACCGGGCTTGGTCTTGATATCAGAAGCATAAATCTGGGTGAGGTGGTTGTGAGTGGCAACATCTCCTCTGACGAAATGAACCGGGTGCAGAAAGTGCTTGAGGAAAACGGCTTTGAACTGCTTGAGGACAAACGCGCGCGGCTTATTGAGCAGATAAAACTCGAAATTATTCAAATGGTTAACGAAGACCACACCGAAGGACGTGAGTCACTCACTGCCCGGCTGAAAAAGGCAGTAAATCAGGACTACGTATATATAAGCACTCTTTTTTCATCGGTTGAAAATATCACCATTGAGCAGTTTTATATACTTCAAAAAATAGAAAAAGTTAAGGAACTGCTAAAATACAACGAACTTTCCCTGAGCGAAATTGCCTGGCGGCTTGGCTATAGCAGCGTTCAGCATCTTTCCTCCCAGTTCCGCAAGGTAACAGGGCTCACCCCGACACAGTTTAAATCCGCCGGAATGCGCTCCGGAGCAGGGGGGCACCACGATCATACCTCATAA
- a CDS encoding heavy-metal-associated domain-containing protein: MKTLEFTIEGMSCGHCVMAVKKELSALVGVTVNEVVIGRAKVTADETKAGAEKLTQAIEEAGYSVSAVKQEESK, from the coding sequence ATGAAAACACTTGAATTCACCATCGAAGGAATGTCCTGCGGCCACTGCGTTATGGCTGTCAAAAAAGAACTCAGCGCGCTGGTTGGCGTTACGGTTAATGAGGTTGTTATCGGACGGGCAAAGGTCACCGCTGATGAAACCAAAGCCGGAGCCGAAAAGCTCACTCAGGCAATTGAAGAGGCCGGTTACTCGGTTTCAGCAGTAAAGCAAGAAGAATCAAAATGA
- the cadA gene encoding cadmium-translocating P-type ATPase, producing the protein MNAEIKTPTTLSFPVEGMTCASCVARVEKVIKKLDGVESVSVNLATEKVTLKADTSMVSPEKIAEAVEGAGYKLLLPEPEGSSAENSGNAPAENSHLKKTAREFYISAAISLPVMLLSMGMMIEGVQEYIPLGFEQMNMIFLLLTTYVILVPGSRFLTAAVKAARHLTADMNTLVAVGTWSAYIYSAVGVIFPEWLGLHHAEHLYFDTTVVIITLILMGKLLEARAKKRTGDAIRKLMGLQPDKAIVIEEGEEREVPVKSLVTGDVIRIRPGERIPVDGIIESGSASVDESMITGESIPVDKTPGENVSGGTVNLTGSFTFRATAVGSDTVIARIIRLVEDAQGSKAPIQALADKIAAVFVPVVISIALISFMVWYFILGVPFSDALIYFIAVLIIACPCAMGLATPTAIMAGTGRGAQQGILIKNAESLERAHKVTAVVFDKTGTVTEGKPSVTDIYTHDSFEETEVLRLAASVENLSEHPLSRAVTAYAQSRGLTILPAENFRSVTGEGVYGMVNGKEIYAGKPSTSLQEKAAGLEQQWSSEGKTVIAVYINGVSAGLIAAADTMKPHIPEVIASLHHRGIKTIMMTGDNRHTAEAIAAKAGIQQFFSGMKPEEKALQIKNLQEQGETVAMAGDGINDAPALAQADVSIALGTGTDIAMETADITLTGGNLGGVYKAIVLSDKTIRTIRQNLFWAYIYNTIGIPVAALGLLNPMFAAFAMAMSSVSVISNSLRLRKAELS; encoded by the coding sequence ATGAACGCGGAAATAAAAACCCCAACAACCCTTTCCTTCCCCGTTGAGGGAATGACCTGCGCGAGCTGCGTTGCACGGGTTGAGAAAGTAATAAAAAAACTCGACGGCGTTGAATCCGTCTCCGTTAACCTTGCCACTGAAAAAGTTACCCTTAAGGCAGATACTTCCATGGTTTCTCCTGAAAAGATAGCTGAAGCAGTTGAAGGCGCGGGATACAAGCTCCTTCTCCCTGAACCGGAGGGCTCCTCAGCGGAGAACTCCGGCAACGCCCCGGCTGAAAATAGCCATCTGAAAAAAACCGCGCGGGAGTTTTATATCTCTGCCGCAATCTCCCTTCCCGTAATGCTGCTGAGCATGGGGATGATGATTGAAGGCGTGCAGGAATATATACCGCTCGGTTTTGAGCAGATGAATATGATATTCCTCCTGCTCACCACCTACGTTATCCTGGTACCGGGCAGCCGCTTTTTAACCGCTGCCGTTAAAGCCGCGCGCCACCTCACAGCGGATATGAATACCCTTGTGGCCGTTGGCACCTGGTCTGCGTATATATACAGCGCCGTTGGCGTCATTTTTCCCGAGTGGCTGGGACTGCATCATGCCGAACATCTCTACTTTGATACCACCGTGGTCATTATCACGCTCATCCTGATGGGTAAACTGCTTGAAGCCCGCGCAAAGAAACGCACCGGAGATGCAATCCGCAAACTGATGGGGCTTCAGCCCGATAAAGCAATAGTTATTGAAGAAGGTGAAGAGCGCGAGGTCCCGGTGAAATCGCTGGTTACCGGAGACGTAATTCGTATCCGTCCCGGAGAGCGGATTCCTGTTGACGGCATTATTGAATCAGGTTCAGCTTCGGTTGATGAATCCATGATCACCGGTGAAAGTATTCCCGTTGATAAAACCCCCGGCGAAAATGTCTCCGGCGGAACGGTAAACCTCACCGGCAGTTTCACCTTTCGTGCAACTGCAGTCGGGAGTGATACGGTTATTGCCCGTATTATCAGACTGGTTGAAGATGCACAGGGCTCAAAGGCACCTATTCAGGCTCTGGCTGATAAGATTGCTGCTGTTTTTGTTCCGGTTGTGATTTCTATTGCACTGATATCATTTATGGTCTGGTATTTCATTCTTGGCGTACCCTTCAGTGACGCGCTTATATACTTTATCGCAGTTCTGATTATTGCCTGCCCCTGTGCTATGGGACTGGCAACTCCTACCGCCATTATGGCCGGCACCGGACGCGGAGCGCAGCAGGGCATTCTTATCAAAAACGCCGAAAGTCTTGAGCGTGCGCATAAAGTAACCGCCGTGGTATTTGACAAAACCGGAACGGTTACCGAAGGAAAACCGTCTGTAACTGATATATATACCCATGATTCCTTTGAGGAAACGGAAGTTCTGCGGCTTGCCGCTTCAGTTGAAAATCTTTCGGAGCATCCTCTCAGCCGTGCTGTAACAGCTTACGCGCAGAGCAGAGGACTGACAATCCTTCCGGCGGAGAATTTCCGCTCCGTAACCGGTGAGGGCGTTTACGGGATGGTGAACGGTAAAGAAATTTATGCCGGAAAACCATCGACATCCCTTCAGGAGAAAGCCGCCGGACTGGAACAGCAATGGTCATCGGAAGGAAAAACCGTGATTGCTGTATATATAAACGGAGTGTCTGCGGGATTGATTGCAGCGGCGGATACCATGAAGCCGCATATTCCGGAAGTAATTGCTTCACTGCATCACCGCGGCATAAAAACGATTATGATGACAGGGGATAACCGGCATACGGCAGAGGCAATCGCCGCAAAAGCCGGCATACAGCAGTTTTTTTCAGGTATGAAGCCGGAAGAAAAAGCGCTTCAGATAAAAAACCTGCAGGAACAGGGTGAAACCGTGGCGATGGCCGGTGACGGCATTAACGATGCGCCTGCTCTTGCTCAGGCGGATGTAAGCATTGCTCTCGGCACAGGAACGGATATCGCAATGGAAACGGCCGATATTACTCTGACGGGAGGAAACCTTGGCGGTGTATATAAAGCCATTGTTCTCTCGGATAAAACCATCCGTACCATACGGCAGAATCTTTTCTGGGCGTATATATATAATACTATCGGCATCCCAGTCGCGGCTCTCGGACTGCTAAATCCGATGTTCGCGGCATTCGCCATGGCAATGAGCTCCGTAAGCGTTATCAGCAACTCCCTGCGGCTGAGGAAGGCGGAATTAAGCTAA
- a CDS encoding GxxExxY protein: protein MTENDISYKIRGSIYKVFNTLGPGLLESAYEAALYYELTTVGLKVRSQVELPLIYGDKKLEAGYRIDLLVEDKVIIEIKSVENLAEVHHKQLVTYLKLSGKKLGILVNFNCVDINTSIYRKANGL, encoded by the coding sequence ATGACAGAAAACGACATTTCTTATAAAATAAGAGGTTCCATCTATAAAGTGTTCAATACATTGGGCCCCGGCCTGTTGGAATCCGCTTATGAAGCCGCTTTGTATTATGAACTGACAACTGTTGGATTGAAAGTCAGGTCTCAGGTAGAGCTTCCATTAATTTACGGGGATAAAAAACTTGAAGCCGGATATAGAATAGATTTACTTGTGGAAGATAAAGTGATAATTGAAATAAAATCCGTAGAGAATCTGGCGGAAGTACATCACAAGCAGTTGGTTACCTACCTTAAGCTTTCAGGAAAAAAACTTGGAATATTGGTAAATTTTAACTGCGTTGATATAAACACATCTATTTATAGAAAGGCCAATGGATTGTAG
- a CDS encoding class I SAM-dependent methyltransferase, producing MANKDFYRFAHAYDIAFSDRDHQDEYNFLIWCFNNFAKVENIWNYEKVFLEVACGPANQARTFAEQGWKAVGLDLSESMIEYARSKDKEAGVEIQYYAEDMTDFHIKEKALIVSNPLESISHILTNEGMVTHLRAVSNVMVKGGVYIIEGTHPKFFFPDNLPNTWTMREGDTEVDILFGLPEDEYDPVTQVWNVTTRLDIKQKHRKMVTSESKSFHRWYLAQEFKMLFELSGAFESIDFLGDITVPAPPLSSGPECESMFVVLRK from the coding sequence ATGGCCAATAAAGACTTCTACCGCTTTGCTCATGCGTATGATATTGCTTTTTCTGACAGGGATCATCAGGACGAGTATAATTTTCTGATCTGGTGTTTTAATAATTTCGCTAAAGTTGAGAACATCTGGAACTATGAGAAGGTATTTCTGGAAGTGGCATGCGGACCGGCAAATCAGGCGCGAACATTTGCGGAGCAGGGGTGGAAGGCTGTCGGGCTGGATTTATCAGAATCCATGATTGAATATGCCCGGAGCAAAGATAAGGAAGCGGGAGTTGAGATACAGTATTATGCCGAAGATATGACGGATTTCCACATAAAAGAAAAAGCGCTTATTGTCTCAAATCCGCTTGAAAGTATATCACATATATTAACCAACGAGGGAATGGTGACTCACCTTCGAGCGGTCTCAAACGTAATGGTGAAAGGGGGAGTATATATCATTGAAGGGACTCACCCGAAGTTTTTCTTTCCTGATAATCTTCCGAATACCTGGACCATGAGAGAGGGGGATACGGAAGTGGATATACTCTTCGGGCTGCCGGAGGATGAATATGATCCGGTTACGCAGGTATGGAACGTAACAACACGGCTGGATATTAAGCAGAAGCACAGGAAAATGGTCACCTCGGAGAGCAAAAGTTTTCACCGGTGGTATCTGGCACAGGAGTTTAAGATGCTGTTTGAGCTATCAGGTGCATTTGAGTCAATAGATTTTCTTGGAGATATAACCGTCCCGGCACCTCCGTTAAGTTCCGGTCCGGAGTGTGAATCAATGTTTGTGGTACTGAGGAAGTAG
- the tkt gene encoding transketolase yields MESTPAQLDNLAVNTIRFLAAEGVQKANSGHPGMPMGCAPIAYYLYAKEMKHNPANPKWLNRDRFVLSAGHGSMLLYSILHLTGYNLPMEQLKQFRQWNSITPGHPEFGVTDGVETTTGPLGQGFANAVGMAMAQAHLAAMFNKPDIKLLDHYIYGICSDGDLMEGVSHEAASLAGHLKLGKIIFFYDDNGITIDGETHLAFSENIELRFKAYGWHTEHISDVNDFGQIESALKKCQAQDKPSLIITKTHIGYGSPNKQDTESAHGSPLGTDEIKLTKQNLGWPYKEEFYIPEEVSALFSSLKKKYEEHEKKWNVMLSQYRVNYPQEAELFEKVMSGSHGTDWMNDLPVYKDDGKKLATRQASGNAINAIAKKLPALFGGSADLAPSNNTMMKGESGFSKDNYAGRNLHFGIREHAMGSLMNGMAYYGGLIVYGGTFLQFSDYLRPVLRLAALSHIKNIYIFTHDSIGLGEDGPTHQPVEHLASLRAIPGVTVIRPGDANETSAAWKAAILHKGGPVCLILSRQGMQILDQEIYPKADNLLKGAYILKDTSGKPDVILLASGSEVGLALDSLASLEKEGIKARVVSFPCWEFFEKQDQQYKDTVLPPDVKNRIVIEAGISMGWSKYAGDKGEFITIEKFGASAPEKVLMKEYGFAVENVVAKAKKLTGK; encoded by the coding sequence TTGGAAAGTACACCGGCTCAATTGGATAATCTGGCAGTTAACACCATCCGCTTTCTTGCTGCAGAAGGAGTTCAGAAAGCCAATTCCGGACATCCCGGAATGCCCATGGGATGCGCCCCCATAGCATATTATCTCTATGCTAAGGAAATGAAGCATAACCCCGCCAACCCAAAATGGCTTAACCGCGACCGCTTTGTCCTTTCAGCCGGACATGGCAGTATGCTGCTTTACAGCATTCTCCACCTTACCGGATACAACCTCCCGATGGAACAGCTTAAACAGTTCCGGCAGTGGAATTCCATAACCCCCGGACACCCTGAATTTGGCGTTACCGACGGCGTGGAAACCACCACCGGCCCGCTCGGCCAGGGTTTTGCAAACGCTGTGGGCATGGCAATGGCTCAGGCTCATCTTGCCGCTATGTTTAACAAACCCGATATAAAACTGCTTGACCATTATATATACGGCATCTGCAGTGACGGCGATCTGATGGAGGGTGTTTCTCATGAAGCTGCTTCACTGGCAGGTCATCTGAAACTCGGTAAAATCATTTTCTTTTATGATGATAACGGCATCACCATTGACGGTGAAACGCATCTTGCTTTCTCAGAAAATATTGAACTCCGCTTTAAGGCATACGGCTGGCACACCGAACATATCAGTGATGTGAATGACTTCGGCCAGATTGAATCAGCTCTTAAAAAATGCCAGGCACAGGATAAACCCTCGCTCATTATTACCAAAACCCACATCGGCTATGGCAGTCCCAATAAGCAGGATACTGAATCCGCTCACGGCTCCCCGCTCGGTACCGATGAAATTAAACTCACCAAGCAGAATCTTGGCTGGCCGTATAAAGAAGAGTTTTATATACCAGAAGAAGTATCCGCGCTTTTTTCATCGCTTAAAAAGAAATATGAAGAGCATGAAAAGAAGTGGAACGTGATGCTCTCCCAGTACCGGGTGAACTACCCGCAGGAGGCTGAACTGTTTGAAAAAGTAATGAGCGGCAGCCACGGCACGGACTGGATGAACGACCTTCCCGTATATAAAGATGACGGCAAAAAGCTCGCCACACGCCAGGCCTCAGGCAACGCCATTAACGCAATTGCAAAAAAGCTCCCCGCGCTTTTCGGCGGCTCGGCTGATCTTGCCCCATCGAACAATACCATGATGAAGGGGGAAAGCGGTTTTTCAAAAGATAACTATGCGGGCAGAAATCTTCATTTCGGCATCCGCGAACATGCCATGGGCTCACTCATGAACGGCATGGCTTATTATGGCGGACTGATTGTGTACGGCGGCACCTTTCTGCAGTTTTCCGATTATCTCCGCCCTGTGCTCCGCCTTGCGGCTCTCAGCCACATCAAGAATATATATATATTTACTCATGACAGCATCGGTCTCGGCGAGGACGGCCCGACCCACCAGCCGGTTGAGCACCTTGCATCACTGCGCGCTATTCCGGGAGTAACGGTTATCCGCCCCGGTGACGCAAATGAAACCTCTGCCGCGTGGAAAGCCGCCATCCTTCATAAAGGAGGTCCGGTGTGCCTTATCCTTTCACGCCAGGGAATGCAGATTCTCGATCAGGAGATCTACCCCAAAGCAGACAATCTGCTTAAGGGAGCATATATACTGAAAGATACCTCCGGAAAACCGGATGTTATTCTGCTTGCCAGCGGCTCTGAAGTCGGTCTGGCGCTGGATTCTCTCGCCTCTCTTGAAAAGGAAGGCATTAAAGCCAGAGTGGTTAGTTTCCCCTGCTGGGAGTTTTTCGAGAAGCAGGATCAGCAATATAAAGATACCGTGCTTCCTCCCGACGTGAAGAACCGCATCGTTATTGAGGCGGGTATCTCTATGGGCTGGTCTAAGTATGCAGGAGATAAGGGTGAATTTATCACCATTGAAAAATTCGGCGCGTCAGCTCCCGAGAAAGTGCTTATGAAAGAATATGGCTTCGCGGTTGAAAATGTTGTTGCAAAAGCTAAAAAACTTACCGGTAAATAA
- a CDS encoding reverse transcriptase-like protein, with protein sequence MKYSNEHEIRRGAEICIHALNKNGFSAFLLGDSLREYSIKIGLVAEQPLGNIIVYYSPKKKKYSLVTSELNFPGISEKVNDLCLPLLNSVLSFESPQLEEPAHMARIPELYVDGSYRNGQTSYAFALVQENQVTHSANGLMTAEDANGTHQIAGELEAIIQGLEWCKKHQIREVRICHDLINSQKWATGEFKANNPVTRRYVSYIQHTPVHIRWKKVLAHSGVHFNELVDRLASEAFADSSKKGA encoded by the coding sequence ATGAAATATAGTAACGAACATGAAATACGGCGCGGTGCGGAAATATGCATCCACGCCCTTAACAAAAACGGGTTCTCAGCTTTTCTGCTGGGAGACTCGCTGCGGGAGTATAGTATTAAAATCGGACTGGTTGCAGAACAGCCGCTCGGCAATATTATCGTTTATTACAGCCCTAAAAAGAAGAAATATTCTCTGGTTACTTCCGAGCTGAATTTTCCGGGTATCTCGGAAAAAGTAAACGATCTCTGCCTTCCGCTGCTTAATTCTGTTCTTTCATTTGAGTCACCACAGCTTGAAGAACCCGCCCACATGGCCCGGATTCCGGAACTCTATGTTGACGGCTCCTACCGCAACGGGCAGACCTCGTATGCTTTTGCACTCGTGCAGGAAAATCAGGTTACTCACTCGGCCAACGGACTTATGACTGCTGAGGATGCGAACGGCACCCATCAGATTGCAGGTGAACTAGAAGCTATCATTCAGGGTCTTGAGTGGTGCAAAAAACATCAGATACGGGAAGTACGTATCTGCCACGACCTTATCAATTCACAGAAATGGGCTACCGGTGAGTTTAAGGCCAATAATCCTGTTACCAGAAGGTATGTATCGTATATACAGCATACTCCGGTGCATATCCGCTGGAAAAAAGTGCTTGCCCACTCCGGAGTTCACTTTAACGAACTGGTTGACCGGCTTGCCTCCGAAGCATTTGCTGACAGCAGCAAAAAAGGTGCCTGA